A stretch of DNA from Halopiger xanaduensis SH-6:
TTCGCGCTGGTAGACGTCAATGGGATCTTCGAGTTCGCCCATCACTTCCTCGAAGGCATCCGTCGAGGTTAACAGGCCGACGACCCGTCCCTCCTCAGTGACGAGCGCGAGTTCTTGATTTTCCGTCTGGAAACGGTCGATGGCGTCGCTGATTACCTCGTCGGCCGGGAGCGTCATCGGCGACGCGGCGAGCTCTTCGATGTCGATGTCGCCGTTTTTGAACGCCTCGAACTGGTTTGTGACCGTCGCGAGGTAAACGACCCCGCGGAAATCGTCGATGTCCTCGCCGACCAGCGGATAGCGGAGATGTGGATGCTCTTCGATGACCGCGAGGTTTTCCTCGGGGGTATTGTTGGTCGAGAGTGTGGCGATCTCCTCGCGCGGCACCATGATGTCACGGATGGGGATTTCCTCGACTACCAACGCGTTCATCACTTCCTGACGACGCTCTTCGGGAATCTCATTGTCGTCGAGTATCGACTCGAGCTGTCGGTGGAGGTCCGCACGCCCCTCAATGTCCTCGCCGTCGGATTCGAGCCACGCACCGGTCATCTCGACGCCGAACAGCGAAAGCGTCCATTTTGCCACCCAGTCACCGACGCGGAGAATCGGTCGAATGACCCACGTGAACCAATACAGCGGTGTTGCACCGTAGCGGCAGACTTGTTTCGAGCGCTCGACGCCGAGGTAGGTGGGGGCCTGTTCACCGTAGATCTTGTGTACCAAGCTCACGATGATGTACGCCAGGAGCACGCCCGCGCCAATCGACGCGAGAACCGTCCCGCCGAACAACGGTTCGAACAGCGCTGCGAGCGCGGGTTCGGCGACGATACCCAGTGCGATGCTACAGGCGGTGATACCAACCTGACAGCCGGTGAGATAGATTTCGAGGTCCTCGGTCATCTTCCACGCGCGTTCGAGACCGGGTTCCATGAACTCCGCTTCGGAATACTGTCGGGCCCGGGTCAGCGCGAACTCAATGGTGACGAAAAACCCGTTGGCGAGAATCAACGCGGCACCCGCAACGAGACGGAGGAGTATTTCGGGTGCTTGCATTGAGTCTAGGTCCATCGATACGACGTCGAGGCAAAAAAGCACGGGTGGCAAACTGACATTGCTGTCAGATGGGCGTTCAGTTGGGTCTGACCGACCGCCCGGTCTCCGAGGAGCGATAGATGGCTTTGATGACGCGCTGGACGATGAGACCTTCCTCGAGCGTGTTCCGCTCCGGGGTCACGAGCCAAGTTCCCACTATCACGACATCGTCCGGTCCATCTGACTCGTGGACACCCTTTTTGCCGTTCAGCCAATAGGACTTCGACGTGTACCGCGACATCCTTATCCCGACGGATGGATCTGATGCAAGCGTAACAGCGCTGGATCACGGGATGGAAATCGCGTCGAATATGGGCGCCAAGGTGCATCTCCTGCACGTCGTAGATGTTGGGACGGAGATGTCCGCATCCGCCGTTGGCGACATCGCGAATGACCTCACCGAAACACTTGATGAGGAAGCGGAAGAGGCGCTCGATCAGGCCGAGCAAATGGCCGATGAGGCCGGTGTTACGTCCGAACGAGCCATTCTCGAAGGATTTCCAGAAGACGCAATACCCCAGTATAGCGCCGATAGTAGGATCGACCTGATCGTGATCGGAGAAAGCGAGGATTCGACCTTCACAGAACAACTCTTCGGGAGCACGACGGAGGACGTTCTCGAGTCGGTGACTACCTCGGTTCTGGTAGCTCGGGAATGAGTCCCCGCTCGTAGAAACTACCGTTATCGCACCAGTCCGGCAGAGAAAGAGAACCATCCACGGGGAACTGGCCCTCCAGACGATGATTTCCGGCGAAATCAGTATATCGGGACTCTGATTTGTCGGTGCTTTCGTCAGCCCGTACGCGAATCAAACATATCGATGTGCTGAATGCACCCTCTGTATGCAACAGGTCGGTCTTGACAGTGGTTCGCTAGTTCGATCAGGCCTTAATGAATAGATGGCGCGGATGTCACACAGCCTGATTTACGAAGGTGGTGGTCGCTCAGTCCAGGTCAAACAGTTACCGAATCGGCTGCCGATATCTCTTTGATCTATCAAAATCTGGCTGCTGATTATAGTGAGTGTATGCAGCACATCGGCACCGACATAGCTTGGTGTTATTGCAGAAAAGTTGCCGATCTGGGAGAGCAACAAAGTGTTTATGAGTCGCCTCGCCTGTCCTGTCCGTATGGGAACCCCGGGGTCTGCACCAGACGTGACACAGGGGGACGTCCGGAGGCTGTTCACCCGCTCGGATGCGCCAGCGACACCGATTACAGCCACCGAAGCTGCCGACCAATTAGACTGCTCCCTCGCTGCTGCTCGTGAGAACTTAGCTGAGCTCGCCGACCGCGGTGAACTCCAAACGAAGCGACTCGACGAGGAGAAGGACGTCTGGTGGCGACCCGTCGATCAATCGATTGCCGACCAAGGTGGGGACCAAGAAGAGTTCAGCGCGTTCGTGAGCGCTGTTAAGGATTACGCGATTTTCCGACTCGATCCAGATGGCATCGTCACGAGCTGGAACGACGGTGCCGAGCGAATCAAGGGCTACGCTGCGGACGACATCATCGGTGAGCACTTCTCGACGTTCTACACCGACGAGGCGACTGCCGAGGGCGTGCCAGAACGGAATCTCGCCATTGCGACGGAGGAAGGCCGCGTCGAAGACGAGGGCTGGCGCGTTCGCAAGGACGGGACGCGGTTCTGGGCGAACGTCACGATTACCGCTATCCGGGACGACCAAGGGGTCCTCCAAGGGTTCACGAAGGTCACCCGCGATATGACCGAGCGCCACGAATATGAAGAACAGCTCCGCAAGGAAAAGGAGCGATTCGAAACGCTCGTGCAGGAAGTCCAGGACTATGCGATCTTCATGCTCGATCCCGACGGCATCATCCAGACGTGGAACGATGGCGCACGCGAGTTGAAAGGCTACTCGGAAGACGAAATCGTCGGCCAGCACTTCTCGACGTTCTACACCGAGGAAGACCGCGAAGACGGACGTCCTGAACAAAACCTCTCCAAAGCTATTGAAAACGGTCGAGTCGAAGACGAAAAGTGGCGCGTCCGTAAGGACGGGTCGAAGTTCTGGGCGAACGTCATCATCACAGCGCTCCACGACGACGACGGCGAACTTCGAGGATTTGTGAAGGTCACCCAGGATATGACCGAGCGCCGCGAGTACGAGCAGCAGTTGGAGGCGCAGGCCGAACGGCTCGAACGGCAACGGGACGAGATACAGGAGGAGCTCGACGACGTGTTCGAGCGTATCGACGACGCGTTCTATGCCCTCGACGAGGAATTCCGGTTCGAGTATGTCAACGACCGCGCCGCGGAGTATCTCGGCACATCCCCAGGAGAACTCATCGGCAGACCCATCCACGATATCCTTGGAATCGACGAGGACCACCCACTTTTAGTAGAGTTCGAGGAAGCGCTAGCCACCCAAGAACAGCGAAGTTTCGAGCGGTACTCCAACTCCATGGGGATCTGGGAGGTGATCCGCGTCTATCCGTCCGAGTCCGGACTCTCTGTGTACTTCCGGGACATCACCGAGCGCAAGGAGCGCGAGCGGGAACTCGCACGGACTCATGACCTTCTCGCACATACCGAGCGCATCGCCGATGTTGGCGGCTGGGAGGTTGACCCAGAGACGATGGAGCCGTTCTGGTCAGACCACCTTTTCGACCTCTTGGACGTGAACTACGACGAGCAGCCGACGCTGGAAGAGGCGCTCGATGTGTACCACACTGAAGAGGATCGGGCAACTGTCGAAGGGGCCGTCGAGGAGGCCATGCAAACCGGCGAGTCGTTTGATGTCGAGGTCCGCTTCCCGCGGCCCGTTGGCGACATTGGCTGGCTCCGGGTTAAAGGCGCTCCCGAGGTAGAAGACGAGGCAGTGGTCACGCTCCGTGGGGCCGTCCAGGACGTCACCGAGCGGAAACGCCGTGAGCAGCGGCTCGAGGAGCTGATCGACCGGCTTGAAGAGTCGAACAAGCGCTTAGAGCAGTTCGCGTACGCCGCCTCCCACGACCTCCAGGAGCCCCTCAGGATGGTTTCCTCCTACCTCCAGCTCATAGAGGACCGGTACGGGGACGACCTCGACGAAAACGGTCGGGAATTCATCGAGTTCGCCGTCGATGGTGCTGAGCGCATGCGCGCGATGATCGACGGTCTCCTCAAGTACTCCCGCGTCGAGACGCAGGGCGAGCCGTTAGAACCTGTGGAGCTTGACGCGATCATGGAGGACGTACTAGCGAACCTCCAGGTCCAGATTGAGGAGTCCGACGCCGAGATCGCTGTCGAGAATCTCCCAAAGGTCGAGGGGGACGCGAGCCAGCTCCGCCAACTCTTCCAGAACTTCCTCGATAACGCCATCGAGTATAGCGGCGATGAACCGCCATATGTGGAGGTATCGGCTGAACGCCTCGGGCCGGAGTACCGCATCTCGGTCCGGGACGAAGGGATCGGCATCGATCCGGCGGATCAAGACCGCATCTTCGAGGTGTTCCAGCGGCTTCACTCGCGTGAAGAGTACACCGGCACAGGCATCGGCCTCGCACTCTGTCAACGCATCGTCGAACGGCATGGCGGCGACATCATGATCGAGTCAGAACCTGGCGAAGGGGCGACGTTCATGGTGACGCTCCCGGCTCCGGCTGATGGCTAAATTGTCTGAAAATACGGATCCCTTGTATACACCTCTGTGTTTCACACGTCCATCTAAAACCAAAGGGAAGCTGACGACATTGGACCGTTTCTGATGCAGTCCGCGTTATCGGAATTTCACACGGAATCATCGTGGAAGATATGCACCGTGGATTCAGCACGTCTCTCTCAACATCTCTATTTGCTGATGGAAAAGACGGCGTTAGGTTCGCACGTGTAGTGTGCGAGTGGTTCACCGGTTTCGACGTGAAACAAACAAAGTCGTCGTGCTGAATTCACCTTCTGTATCTCGCACGCAGTTTTTGACAGGATGTAGGTAGATCAGTGCTATGCGTCGGTGTGTGGATTATCCCTACTGAACATGGATTTCGCCCCTAACACTCAAGAAAGAAACTGTAGCACTAACTGCCGTTAATCAAGTATAGAGGTCATACACTTCGGTTAGCGATTATAATGCTAGGAATCCGAGTACCACAAGCTGCCAGCAAAACGCAATGCCTAGCAGCGCCAGTACTGTCTGGTGGATCCGGACAGGTAGTGACCAGTACTGGCACCACCATGCTAGCAAAGCACCAACAGTTGTACCGACCGTGAGGATACCGATGAAATACGGGAGAAGAAGTGCGACCTGCATTGCGAGCGGTCGTGTGAAGAGTGTGACCTCGCCGCCAGATTCTAAGACGAATAGAAAGAGTACGATGAACCCAATCGAGACACTGCTCAAGCCGGCACCTGCTGTGCGGGCGAGCCATGGAGGGCTCGTCACCCGGCGTTTGACGGCATGTATGAACCCACGTTGGTCATTGCGTTCATGCGAATTTTCCATCTGCTGTTGAGGGACATGTCGATCTGTCATTCAGAGTCCTCCATATCTGGCTTATCACTGGTTCGATGCTGCTTCAACTGCCGCCAGGCACTGTGTCCACCCCACCCAACGAGCGAGAGGCCAAACCCAAATATTGCCGTTCCGAGAACACCCCCGGAGACGAGTTGGCGTTCATGGAACGGGACTGGTTGGTAGACACCAGTCGGTTCACTGCTCATGTTCAGCACGTTCACAGCCCCATCTGTAACCTCGAAAGCAAGGACATCGTGGCCGCCGATCTCTTCGTACACGTATGGCTCGGTCTCAATCCACTTTCGGGCGTCACCCTCGAGAGTCGTTGTGCGCAGATCGCCGTTGTCCGCTGGTTCGACAGTCATGTGTTCCAGCAGATCTACTACCTGGAGAGGACCGCTTTGCGGGAGATATGAGAGGCTGTACTCGCCAGCGACGGTTTCAGCGCGTTCACGACCACCCGGTTCTGAAGTCGGAATAGGTGGCGTCGGTGCTGGTTGGTGACCATACTCTTCGACAATCTCCTCAACGACAGCCGCCGGAAGTTCGCTGGGGTTGCTGTTGTAGGCGACGAAGATCCCGACATCGTGGTCTGGGGCAAGCAGCAGGTGGCTCGTGAAGTTGACCGTCCCGCCAGAGTGAGCAATGAGATTGGCGTCTGGGTTCCCGTACTCGTGGAAGCCATACCGCCAATTCGTGACTGCTGGGTGGCGTACGTGGTGACGACTGTGCATCAGTTCAGCGGTCGCCGTGTCGAGAATCCGCCTGTCGTCAATTGAACCACCACCAAGGTGTGCACTCATGAACGCCGCCATATCCGTCGCTGTCGCGCTTAACGAACCCGCAGGACGCATGTTGATGTACACATCGTTAGTTACCGTGAACGACTCACCGTCGCTGACGTGCGGCGCGGCAAGGTCGCCAGGCTGATCGTCAGAGACAGGCTGGGCAAACGTGCTGTGAGTCATGCCGAGCGGTTCGAAGATCTTCGACAGGACGTACTCGTCAAACGTCGTCTCGTGAGCTTCAGCAACGATGTGACCGGCGAGCGCCGCGCCATAGTTGGAGTATCCGACGTGCTCGCCAGGGGGACGGATGCGCGAGCGCTGCTGCTCGGTGAGCACAGTCTCCAACGAGTCGAGATCAGCTGGATCGGCGACGATGTCAGGGTCAAGCGCTGACTCAAATCCGGCAGTGTGCGTCCCGAGATGTCGGAGTGTCACCGGGTCGTCGTATGTGTCTGGGACAGTCACTTCCGAATCGTCAAGGTACGTGTTCACGTCGACATTAAGGTCGAGCACACCCCGTTCGACACCCTGCATAACAGCGGTATAGGTCACGAGTTTCCCGACCGATCCAACCCGGAACATTGTCTTGTCAGCTCGAACCGGATCGTCGGCATCGACATCAGCAGCACCGTACCCTTTGGTAAGAACGGGTCTGTCTCCCGAGACGATGGCGACAGTGGCTCCGGGTGTCGTCGTTCCAATCCGTTTGGCCATCACCTCGTCAACGAACGCTTCGAGTTCGTCCGAGTTCGTGAATGGGCTATCACCTGAACGAGAGTCGATGTCGTGAGAGGTGGTCGTGGCGCTCGTTCGACTGGCCGCAGTTCCAAGGCTGCCGAGTCCGAGACTACTAAGACACCCGAGGAACGACCGTCTCGTGGTTCCAGCGGTGCTGGTATTCATCATGACGGGATAACCTCGATAGCAGTGACGAGACCGAAGAACGCGGTCGAGGCGTTTTCGACTGTAAGGCCGGCCTGTTCGACGGTCTCCAGCGGGTCGTGGTTCAGTCGGCAACCATTCTTCTCGTAGTGAGAGTTAGCGCGCCAATCTTGAAGCCAGGCGAGCAGCGCGGCGTCGCTGCGACTGTGTTCGAGCAGCAGGATCTCGCCATCAGGCGTACAGACGCGCTCCATCTCGCAGAGTGCGGTAATCGAATCGGGGAATGTACACGTCGAAAACGACGAGATGATGGTGTCAAAGCTGTCGTCGGGGAAGTCGAGTGTCTGAGCATCCATCTGGCGGACGATACCGTCCAGATTGAGCCTGTCGAGTTCATCGCGGGCGTGGGCAAGCATCTCAGCGCTGATGTCGATGCCGACGACTTCGCTTGACGATGAGAGATACCGGAAGTTCCTCCCGGTGCCGCAGGCAACGTCGAGCACGCGGCCGTTCGCGTCCCCGAACTGGCGACGGCGATATCGACCGGCGAATAGTCGATCGAGTTGCTGCCACCGGGCAAGTTTGTCAGCTACGTCTGCGTATGCGTCGGTGATCTCCTCGGCCGACTTCGATCGTCTCTGGCTCGGTTGCTGTCGCTCAGTATTCTCGCTGGGTGTTCGATTCTGCTCGTTTGCCGGTTCGTGGGGATTACTCGATAACACGGGTGGGTCTCCGTTAACTGCAATTACGGACCGAGCCAGCAACACCGATAAAACTATTGTATACTTGATAATTAATCGGATTTGCTTCAAAACTGGCGTTGAGCGGACGGCCGAGCGATTACACTTCTAACACCGATACTCAGAGAACCACCCGATCAGCACCAATATCCGCTCAACGTCGATTTCGTAATAATTCTGTTAGGAACGCTGAAACTCGCCGCTCTCACGTCGCACGCGCTCCGTCTCTATCACCGTCGCAGTCGAATCAAGATAGAGCCTCACTGCATCGTTCCCATGACGCAACACAACCTCGTACTCGTCGGGATCAGACGCGATCTGCTCGGAGGTCCAGTTCCCTTCGTAGACGTATTCGTGGAACTCCCAGATACCCCGCCTAGTCAC
This window harbors:
- a CDS encoding CNNM domain-containing protein; amino-acid sequence: MQAPEILLRLVAGAALILANGFFVTIEFALTRARQYSEAEFMEPGLERAWKMTEDLEIYLTGCQVGITACSIALGIVAEPALAALFEPLFGGTVLASIGAGVLLAYIIVSLVHKIYGEQAPTYLGVERSKQVCRYGATPLYWFTWVIRPILRVGDWVAKWTLSLFGVEMTGAWLESDGEDIEGRADLHRQLESILDDNEIPEERRQEVMNALVVEEIPIRDIMVPREEIATLSTNNTPEENLAVIEEHPHLRYPLVGEDIDDFRGVVYLATVTNQFEAFKNGDIDIEELAASPMTLPADEVISDAIDRFQTENQELALVTEEGRVVGLLTSTDAFEEVMGELEDPIDVYQREQRGDDASRLDSQGDPA
- a CDS encoding universal stress protein — its product is MYRDILIPTDGSDASVTALDHGMEIASNMGAKVHLLHVVDVGTEMSASAVGDIANDLTETLDEEAEEALDQAEQMADEAGVTSERAILEGFPEDAIPQYSADSRIDLIVIGESEDSTFTEQLFGSTTEDVLESVTTSVLVARE
- a CDS encoding PAS domain-containing sensor histidine kinase, coding for MGTPGSAPDVTQGDVRRLFTRSDAPATPITATEAADQLDCSLAAARENLAELADRGELQTKRLDEEKDVWWRPVDQSIADQGGDQEEFSAFVSAVKDYAIFRLDPDGIVTSWNDGAERIKGYAADDIIGEHFSTFYTDEATAEGVPERNLAIATEEGRVEDEGWRVRKDGTRFWANVTITAIRDDQGVLQGFTKVTRDMTERHEYEEQLRKEKERFETLVQEVQDYAIFMLDPDGIIQTWNDGARELKGYSEDEIVGQHFSTFYTEEDREDGRPEQNLSKAIENGRVEDEKWRVRKDGSKFWANVIITALHDDDGELRGFVKVTQDMTERREYEQQLEAQAERLERQRDEIQEELDDVFERIDDAFYALDEEFRFEYVNDRAAEYLGTSPGELIGRPIHDILGIDEDHPLLVEFEEALATQEQRSFERYSNSMGIWEVIRVYPSESGLSVYFRDITERKERERELARTHDLLAHTERIADVGGWEVDPETMEPFWSDHLFDLLDVNYDEQPTLEEALDVYHTEEDRATVEGAVEEAMQTGESFDVEVRFPRPVGDIGWLRVKGAPEVEDEAVVTLRGAVQDVTERKRREQRLEELIDRLEESNKRLEQFAYAASHDLQEPLRMVSSYLQLIEDRYGDDLDENGREFIEFAVDGAERMRAMIDGLLKYSRVETQGEPLEPVELDAIMEDVLANLQVQIEESDAEIAVENLPKVEGDASQLRQLFQNFLDNAIEYSGDEPPYVEVSAERLGPEYRISVRDEGIGIDPADQDRIFEVFQRLHSREEYTGTGIGLALCQRIVERHGGDIMIESEPGEGATFMVTLPAPADG
- a CDS encoding serine hydrolase domain-containing protein, with protein sequence MNTSTAGTTRRSFLGCLSSLGLGSLGTAASRTSATTTSHDIDSRSGDSPFTNSDELEAFVDEVMAKRIGTTTPGATVAIVSGDRPVLTKGYGAADVDADDPVRADKTMFRVGSVGKLVTYTAVMQGVERGVLDLNVDVNTYLDDSEVTVPDTYDDPVTLRHLGTHTAGFESALDPDIVADPADLDSLETVLTEQQRSRIRPPGEHVGYSNYGAALAGHIVAEAHETTFDEYVLSKIFEPLGMTHSTFAQPVSDDQPGDLAAPHVSDGESFTVTNDVYINMRPAGSLSATATDMAAFMSAHLGGGSIDDRRILDTATAELMHSRHHVRHPAVTNWRYGFHEYGNPDANLIAHSGGTVNFTSHLLLAPDHDVGIFVAYNSNPSELPAAVVEEIVEEYGHQPAPTPPIPTSEPGGRERAETVAGEYSLSYLPQSGPLQVVDLLEHMTVEPADNGDLRTTTLEGDARKWIETEPYVYEEIGGHDVLAFEVTDGAVNVLNMSSEPTGVYQPVPFHERQLVSGGVLGTAIFGFGLSLVGWGGHSAWRQLKQHRTSDKPDMEDSE
- a CDS encoding class I SAM-dependent methyltransferase, with product MLLARSVIAVNGDPPVLSSNPHEPANEQNRTPSENTERQQPSQRRSKSAEEITDAYADVADKLARWQQLDRLFAGRYRRRQFGDANGRVLDVACGTGRNFRYLSSSSEVVGIDISAEMLAHARDELDRLNLDGIVRQMDAQTLDFPDDSFDTIISSFSTCTFPDSITALCEMERVCTPDGEILLLEHSRSDAALLAWLQDWRANSHYEKNGCRLNHDPLETVEQAGLTVENASTAFFGLVTAIEVIPS